A single window of Falco rusticolus isolate bFalRus1 chromosome 6, bFalRus1.pri, whole genome shotgun sequence DNA harbors:
- the IFT172 gene encoding intraflagellar transport protein 172 homolog isoform X2 has protein sequence MRLRHVRTLQAPQDGTARVTCMAWSASSARFAVCTAERVVLLYDEQGERRDKFSTKPADAKYGRKSYAVRGMAFSPDSTKIAIGQTDNIVYVYRIGEEWGDKKVICNKFIQTSAVTCLLWPAENIIVFGLAEGKVRLANTKNNKSSTIYGTDSYVVSLTSNVSGKGILSGHADGTIVRFFFDDEGSGESQGKLVTHPCPPYALAWASNSIVAAGCDKKIVAYGKEGNVIQTFDYSRDSSEKEFTTAAASPGGQSVVIGSYDRLRVLNWSPRRSAWEEGRPKEIAHLYTITALAWKRDGSRICVGTLCGGVEQFDCCLRRSIYKNKFEITYVGPSQVIVKNLSTGTRVVLKSQYGYEIDEVKILGKDRYLVAHTSETLLLGDISSNKLSEVAWQGSGGNEKFFFDNENVCMIFNAGELTLVEYGSNDILGSVRTEFMNPHLVSVRINERRQRGVEENKRLAYLIDIKTIATVDLVGGYHAGTISHDSKIDWLELNETGHKLLFRDKKMRLQLYDIESSTKTTILNYCSYVQWVPGSDVVVAQNRSSLCIWYNIDAPERVTMFPLKGDIVDLERSDGKTEVIVSEGVNTVSYTLDEDLIEFGTAIDDGDYHRATAFLETLEMSTETEAMWKTLSRLALEARQLHVAERCFAALGNMAKARFLHETNTIADQAAQVHGGDGTDHYLVRARLAMLDKNYKLAEMIFLEQNATEEAMDMYQELHMWDECIAVAEAKGHPMLDKLRRGYYQWLLDTQQEEKAGEVQEEQGDYLAAISLYLRAGLPAKAARLAMSRDELLTNEDVINRVSTALIRGELYEQAGDLFEKVRNPRKALECYCKGSAFLKAVELARLAFPAEVVKLEEAWGDHLVQQKQLDAAINHYIEARCSIKAIESALGARQWKKAIYILDLQDKQTAAKYYLKIAQHYAALQEYRVAEELYIKGDQTKDAIDMYTQAGLWEQAHKLAIKCMSQEDVSVLYITQAQEMEKQGKYKEAERLYITVNEPDLAITMYKKCKMYDEMVCLVAKYHKDLLSDTHLHLGKELEAEGRLQEAEYHYLEAKDWKATVNMYRVNDMWEEAYRVAKAHGGANSYKHVAYMWAKSLGGEAAVKLLSKFGLLEMAIDHAADSGVFEFAFELARLSMKQKMPEIHLKYAMFLEDEGKFEEAEAEFIKAGKPKEAVLMFVHNQNWDAAQRVAEAHDPDSVADVLVGQARFAFEQREFQKAEAFLLRAERPELAIKYYKEAGMWSEALRICKEYVPSRLEELQEECGREAAKKGSRGTEGLLEQAREWEQAGEHARAVDCYLKVQDPSNDVLMEKCLLKAAELAIKFLGQSQSMEVTRTVAPQLVAMKKYSAAAELYLSLDLIREAIDAFIEGEEWSKAKRVAKELDPRSEEYVDQRYKEYLKNQGKVDSLVGIDVMAALDMYAEQEQWEKCLEVAAKQNYKVLHKYVALYATHLIREGSWDKALSLYVHHGAPANPQNFNIYKRLFVEMVNASGMNCAEAYSSWADLRDVLFNLCENLVKSSEANTPAHEEFETMLLISHYYATRSAAQGVKQLDTVAAKLSISLLRHTELLPADKAFYEAGIAAKAASWENMAFIFLNRFLDLSDAIEEGNLDSLDHSDFQNTDIPFEVPLPAQQHVPEEKREEVRDWVLTMSMDQRLEQVLPQDERDTYEASLVAANTGLRALPCVLTGYPVLRNKIEFKRPGREANKDTWNKFLMAVKTSHSPACQDVLKFLSQWCGGLPSTSFSFQ, from the exons AGTGCTGTGACCTGCTTGTTGTGGCCAGCAGAGAACATCATTGTCTTTGGCCTTGCCGAAGGAAAG GTTCGTTTAGCAAATACAAAGAACAACAAGTCTTCCACCATTTATGGGACAGATTCCTATGTGGTCTCGCTAACTTCCAA tGTGTCAGGGAAGGGAATCCTGTCTGGCCATGCAGATGGAACCATAGTGCGCTTCTTCTTTGATGATGAGGGCTCAGGTGAATCACAG GGTAAGTTGGTGACGCATCCCTGTCCTCCTTATGCCCTCGCCTGGGCTTCCAACAGCATTGTGGCTGCAGGTTGCGATAAGAAGATTGTAGCTTATGGGAAGGAGGGCAATGTGATTCAAACCTTTGACTATAGCCGGGACTCATCAGAGAAGGAATtcaccacagcagctgccagtcCTGGTGGTCAGTCTGTTGTGATTGGCAGCTATGATAG GTTAAGGGTTTTAAACTGGAGCCCGCGCCGCAGTGCCTGGGAGGAAGGCAGACCCAAAGAAATAGCTCACCTCTACACCATCACAGCTCTAGCGTGGAAGAGGGATGGTTCACGCATCTGTGTG ggcACTCTGTGTGGAGGAGTTGAACAATTCGACTGCTGCCTTCGCAGaagcatttacaaaaataaatttgaaattacataTGTGGGACCAAGCCAG GTCATTGTGAAGAACCTCTCAACAGGAACTCGAGTTGTGTTGAAATCCCAGTATGGTTATGAGATTGACGAGGTGAAGATCTTAGGAAAAGACAGGTATCTGGTGGCCCATACCTCAGAGACGTTATTGCTGGGTGACATCAGCTCCAACAAGCTCAGTGAG GTAGCCTGGCAAGGATCTGGAGGGAATGAGAAGTTCTTCTTTGACAATGAGAAT GTCTGCATGATCTTTAATGCTGGAGAGCTGACACTGGTGGAATATGGAAGCAATGACATCCTGGGGTCTGTCCGCACAGAGTTCATGAACCCTCATCTTGTCAG TGTACGTATCAACGAGAGACGGCAGAGAGGCGTGGAGGAGAACAAGAGACTGGCTTATCTGATAGACATCAAGACTATAGCAACAG tGGACCTCGTTGGTGGCTACCATGCTGGCACTATCAGCCATGACAGCAAGATTGATTGGCTGGAGCTGAATGAAACAGGCCACAAACTGCTCTTCAGGGACAAGAAGATGAGG TTGCAGCTCTATGACATTGAAAGCAGTACCAAGACTACCATTTTGAACTATTGCTCCTACGTGCAGTGGGTCCCGGGCAGTGATGTGGTGGTGGCTCAGAACAGAAGCAGCCTCTGCATTTGGTATAACATTGATGCTCCAGAGCGAGTCACCATGTTTCCTCTGAAG GGGGATATTGTAGACTTGGAACGGAGTGATGGAAAGACTGAAGTGATAGTATCTGAAGGGGTGAACACTGTGTCCTACACCCTGGATGAAGACCTCATAGAGTTTGGAACTGCCATTGACGATGGGGATTATCACAG GGCTACCGCATTTTTGGAGACATTGGAGATGTCCACCGAGACCGAAGCCATGTGGAAGACTCTAAGTAGACTGGCTTTGGAAGCTAGACAGTTGCACGTTGCAGAGAG GTGCTTTGCAGCTCTGGGCAACATGGCAAAGGCTCGATTTCTGCATGAAACCAACACCATTGCTGACCAGGCAGCTCAAGTGCAC GGTGGGGATGGTACAGACCATTATCTGGTGCGTGCCCGCTTGGCCATGTTAGACAAGAACTACAAGCTGGCTGAGATGATCTTCCTGGAACAA AATGCCACAGAGGAGGCCATGGACATGTACCAGGAGCTGCACATGTGGGATGAATGCATTGCAGTTGCTGAGGCCAAG GGACACCCCATGCTGGATAAGTTGCGGCGGGGTTACTACCAGTGGCTGCTGGATACCCAGCAGGAAGAGAAGGCTGGGGAGGTCCAAGAGGAACAGGGTGACTACCTAGCAGCCATCAGCTTATACCtgcgggcagggctgccagccaaAGCAGCACGGCTGGCCATGAGCAGGGATGAGCTCCTGACCAATGAGGATGTCATCAATAGGGTGTCCACGGCACTGATCAGAGGGGAACTGTATGAACAG GCTGGAGACCTGTTTGAGAAGGTCAGGAACCCACGGAAAGCTCTGGAGTGTTATTGCAAGGGCAGTGCCTTCCTGAAAG CAGTGGAGCTGGCTCGCCTGGCATTTCCCGCAGAAGTTGTGAAGCTGGAGGAGGCCTGGGGAGACCATCTGgtgcagcagaaacagctggaTGCTGCTATTAACCATTATATTGAAGCCAG GTGCTCGATTAAGGCCATTGAGTCAGCCTTGGGAGCCCGGCAGTGGAAAAAGGCCATCTACATTTTGGACTTGCAGGACAAACAGACAGCAGCCAAATACTACCTCAAGATTGCCCAACACTATGCAGCTTTACAGGAGTATCGG GTTGCAGAGGAGCTGTACATCAAAGGAGACCAGACCAAGGATGCCATTGACATGTACACACAGGCCGGGCTCTGGGAACAGGCTCACAAG CTGGCGATCAAGTGTATGAGTCAGGAAGATGTGTCTGTGCTCTATATAACCCAGGCCCAAGAAATGGAGAAGCAGGGCAAGTacaaagaagcagagag GCTGTATATCACTGTGAATGAACCTGATTTGGCCATCACCATGTACAAGAAGTGTAAGATGTACGATGAGATGGTTTGCCTGGTTGCCAAGTACCACAAGGACTTACTCAGCGATACCCACCTGCACCTGGGCAAG gagctggaggcagagggaCGCTTACAGGAGGCTGAGTACCACTACCTAGAAGCTAAAGACTGGAAGGCCACAGTAAACATGTACAGAGTGAATGACATGTGGGAAGAAGCTTACAGG GTGGCCAAGGCACATGGGGGAGCAAACTCCTATAAGCACGTGGCCTATATGTGGGCAAAGAGCCTGGGTGGAGAGGCAGCTGTGAAACTCCTCAGTAAATTCGGACTTCTGGAGATGGCCATTGACCATGCAGCAGACAGCGG GGTCtttgaatttgcttttgaaCTGGCCCGCCTCTCCATGAAGCAGAAGATGCCAGAGATCCACTTAAAGTATGCCATGTTCCTTGAAGATGAG GGCAAATTTGAAGAGGCTGAAGCAGAATTCATTAAAGCTGGGAAGCCCAAGGAGGCAGTGCTGAT GTTTGTGCATAACCAGAACTGGGATGCTGCACAGCGTGTGGCTGAGGCCCATGACCCAGACAGCGTGGCTGATGTGCTTGTGGGACAGGCACGTTTTGCATTTGAGCAGAGAGAGTTCCAGAAAGCGGAGGCCTTCCTCCTGCGAGCAGAGAGACCTGAGCTGGCCATAAAGTACTACAAG GAGGCTGGCATGTGGAGCGAGGCCCTGCGGATCTGCAAGGAATACGTGCCTAGTCGGCTAGAAGAGTTACAGGAGGAGTGTGGCAGGGAGGCTGCCAAGAAGGGCTCCAG AGGAACAGaagggctgctggagcaggcacGGGagtgggagcaggctggggaacATGCCAGGGCAGTGGACTGCTATCTGAAGGTGCAGGATCCCAGCAATGATGTCCTGATGGAGAAATGCTTGCTGAAG GCTGCCGAGTTGGCCATTAAATTTTTGGGCCAGTCACAGAGCATGGAGGTGACGCGGACTGTGGCTCCTCAGCTGGTGGCCATGAAGAAATACAGTGCG gcagctgaactCTACCTCAGCTTGGACCTCATCCGGGAAGCTATTGATGCCTTCATTGAAGGGGAAGAATGGAGCAAAGCCAAGCGCGTGGCCAAGGAGTTGGACCCCAG GTCAGAGGAGTATGTGGACCAGCGTTACAAGGAGTATTTAAAGAACCAAGGAAAGGTAGATTCG CTGGTGGGAATAGATGTCATGGCTGCTTTGGATATGTatgcagagcaggagcaatGGGAGAAGTGCCTGGAGGTTGCGGCTAAACAG AACTACAAAGTCTTGCACAAGTATGTAGCTCTGTATGCAACCCACCTCATCCGGGAGGGCAGCTGGGACAAAGCCCTGAGCCTGTATGTCCACCATGGAGCACCTGCCAACCCACAG AATTTCAACATTTACAAGCGTCTCTTTGTGGAGATGGTGAACGCATCTGGTATGAATTGCGCCGAGGCCTACTCCAGCTGGGCTGACCTGCGTGACGTTCTCTTCAATCTG tgTGAAAACTTAGTAAAGTCAAGTGAGGCAAACACTCCAGCACATGAGGAGTTTGAAACGATGCTGCTGATCTCTCACTACTATGCCACCCGCTCCGCTGCTCAGGGCGTGAAGCAACTG GACACTGTGGCTGCCAAGCTGTCCATTTCCCTGCTGCGCCACACTGAGCTTCTCCCTGCAGACAAGGCTTTCTATGAAGCTGGGATAGCTGCCAAG gcagccagctgggagaACATGGCATTCATCTTCCTGAATCGCTTCCTAGACCTCTCAGAT GCTATTGAAGAAGGGAACCTGGATTCTCTGGACCACTCTGATTTCCAGAATACAGACATTCCTTTTGAAGTGCCACTTCCAGCCCAACAGCACGTGCCT GAGGAGAAGCGGGAGGAGGTCAGGGACTGGGTGCTCACCATGTCCATGGACCAGCGGCTGGAGCAGGTGCTGCCACAAGATGAGCGTGACACCTATGAAGCCTCACTGGTGGCAGCAAATACAGGGTTGCGTGCCCTGCCCTGTGTGCTTACAG GGTACCCTGTGCTAAGAAACAAGATAGAGTTCAAGCGGCCAGGCCGAGAAGCCAACAAGGACACATGGAACAAGTTTCTGATGGCTGTCAAG ACATCCCACAGCCCTGCGTGCCAAGACGTGCTCAAGTTCCTCAGCCAGTGGTGTGGGGGACTCCCGAGCACCAGCTTCTCCTTCCAGTGA
- the IFT172 gene encoding intraflagellar transport protein 172 homolog isoform X1, producing the protein MRLRHVRTLQAPQDGTARVTCMAWSASSARFAVCTAERVVLLYDEQGERRDKFSTKPADAKYGRKSYAVRGMAFSPDSTKIAIGQTDNIVYVYRIGEEWGDKKVICNKFIQTSAVTCLLWPAENIIVFGLAEGKVRLANTKNNKSSTIYGTDSYVVSLTSNVSGKGILSGHADGTIVRFFFDDEGSGESQGKLVTHPCPPYALAWASNSIVAAGCDKKIVAYGKEGNVIQTFDYSRDSSEKEFTTAAASPGGQSVVIGSYDRLRVLNWSPRRSAWEEGRPKEIAHLYTITALAWKRDGSRICVGTLCGGVEQFDCCLRRSIYKNKFEITYVGPSQVIVKNLSTGTRVVLKSQYGYEIDEVKILGKDRYLVAHTSETLLLGDISSNKLSEVAWQGSGGNEKFFFDNENVCMIFNAGELTLVEYGSNDILGSVRTEFMNPHLVSVRINERRQRGVEENKRLAYLIDIKTIATVDLVGGYHAGTISHDSKIDWLELNETGHKLLFRDKKMRLQLYDIESSTKTTILNYCSYVQWVPGSDVVVAQNRSSLCIWYNIDAPERVTMFPLKGDIVDLERSDGKTEVIVSEGVNTVSYTLDEDLIEFGTAIDDGDYHRATAFLETLEMSTETEAMWKTLSRLALEARQLHVAERCFAALGNMAKARFLHETNTIADQAAQVHGGDGTDHYLVRARLAMLDKNYKLAEMIFLEQNATEEAMDMYQELHMWDECIAVAEAKGHPMLDKLRRGYYQWLLDTQQEEKAGEVQEEQGDYLAAISLYLRAGLPAKAARLAMSRDELLTNEDVINRVSTALIRGELYEQAGDLFEKVRNPRKALECYCKGSAFLKAVELARLAFPAEVVKLEEAWGDHLVQQKQLDAAINHYIEARCSIKAIESALGARQWKKAIYILDLQDKQTAAKYYLKIAQHYAALQEYRVAEELYIKGDQTKDAIDMYTQAGLWEQAHKLAIKCMSQEDVSVLYITQAQEMEKQGKYKEAERLYITVNEPDLAITMYKKCKMYDEMVCLVAKYHKDLLSDTHLHLGKELEAEGRLQEAEYHYLEAKDWKATVNMYRVNDMWEEAYRVAKAHGGANSYKHVAYMWAKSLGGEAAVKLLSKFGLLEMAIDHAADSGVFEFAFELARLSMKQKMPEIHLKYAMFLEDEGKFEEAEAEFIKAGKPKEAVLMFVHNQNWDAAQRVAEAHDPDSVADVLVGQARFAFEQREFQKAEAFLLRAERPELAIKYYKEAGMWSEALRICKEYVPSRLEELQEECGREAAKKGSRGTEGLLEQAREWEQAGEHARAVDCYLKVQDPSNDVLMEKCLLKAAELAIKFLGQSQSMEVTRTVAPQLVAMKKYSAAAELYLSLDLIREAIDAFIEGEEWSKAKRVAKELDPSRSEEYVDQRYKEYLKNQGKVDSLVGIDVMAALDMYAEQEQWEKCLEVAAKQNYKVLHKYVALYATHLIREGSWDKALSLYVHHGAPANPQNFNIYKRLFVEMVNASGMNCAEAYSSWADLRDVLFNLCENLVKSSEANTPAHEEFETMLLISHYYATRSAAQGVKQLDTVAAKLSISLLRHTELLPADKAFYEAGIAAKAASWENMAFIFLNRFLDLSDAIEEGNLDSLDHSDFQNTDIPFEVPLPAQQHVPEEKREEVRDWVLTMSMDQRLEQVLPQDERDTYEASLVAANTGLRALPCVLTGYPVLRNKIEFKRPGREANKDTWNKFLMAVKTSHSPACQDVLKFLSQWCGGLPSTSFSFQ; encoded by the exons AGTGCTGTGACCTGCTTGTTGTGGCCAGCAGAGAACATCATTGTCTTTGGCCTTGCCGAAGGAAAG GTTCGTTTAGCAAATACAAAGAACAACAAGTCTTCCACCATTTATGGGACAGATTCCTATGTGGTCTCGCTAACTTCCAA tGTGTCAGGGAAGGGAATCCTGTCTGGCCATGCAGATGGAACCATAGTGCGCTTCTTCTTTGATGATGAGGGCTCAGGTGAATCACAG GGTAAGTTGGTGACGCATCCCTGTCCTCCTTATGCCCTCGCCTGGGCTTCCAACAGCATTGTGGCTGCAGGTTGCGATAAGAAGATTGTAGCTTATGGGAAGGAGGGCAATGTGATTCAAACCTTTGACTATAGCCGGGACTCATCAGAGAAGGAATtcaccacagcagctgccagtcCTGGTGGTCAGTCTGTTGTGATTGGCAGCTATGATAG GTTAAGGGTTTTAAACTGGAGCCCGCGCCGCAGTGCCTGGGAGGAAGGCAGACCCAAAGAAATAGCTCACCTCTACACCATCACAGCTCTAGCGTGGAAGAGGGATGGTTCACGCATCTGTGTG ggcACTCTGTGTGGAGGAGTTGAACAATTCGACTGCTGCCTTCGCAGaagcatttacaaaaataaatttgaaattacataTGTGGGACCAAGCCAG GTCATTGTGAAGAACCTCTCAACAGGAACTCGAGTTGTGTTGAAATCCCAGTATGGTTATGAGATTGACGAGGTGAAGATCTTAGGAAAAGACAGGTATCTGGTGGCCCATACCTCAGAGACGTTATTGCTGGGTGACATCAGCTCCAACAAGCTCAGTGAG GTAGCCTGGCAAGGATCTGGAGGGAATGAGAAGTTCTTCTTTGACAATGAGAAT GTCTGCATGATCTTTAATGCTGGAGAGCTGACACTGGTGGAATATGGAAGCAATGACATCCTGGGGTCTGTCCGCACAGAGTTCATGAACCCTCATCTTGTCAG TGTACGTATCAACGAGAGACGGCAGAGAGGCGTGGAGGAGAACAAGAGACTGGCTTATCTGATAGACATCAAGACTATAGCAACAG tGGACCTCGTTGGTGGCTACCATGCTGGCACTATCAGCCATGACAGCAAGATTGATTGGCTGGAGCTGAATGAAACAGGCCACAAACTGCTCTTCAGGGACAAGAAGATGAGG TTGCAGCTCTATGACATTGAAAGCAGTACCAAGACTACCATTTTGAACTATTGCTCCTACGTGCAGTGGGTCCCGGGCAGTGATGTGGTGGTGGCTCAGAACAGAAGCAGCCTCTGCATTTGGTATAACATTGATGCTCCAGAGCGAGTCACCATGTTTCCTCTGAAG GGGGATATTGTAGACTTGGAACGGAGTGATGGAAAGACTGAAGTGATAGTATCTGAAGGGGTGAACACTGTGTCCTACACCCTGGATGAAGACCTCATAGAGTTTGGAACTGCCATTGACGATGGGGATTATCACAG GGCTACCGCATTTTTGGAGACATTGGAGATGTCCACCGAGACCGAAGCCATGTGGAAGACTCTAAGTAGACTGGCTTTGGAAGCTAGACAGTTGCACGTTGCAGAGAG GTGCTTTGCAGCTCTGGGCAACATGGCAAAGGCTCGATTTCTGCATGAAACCAACACCATTGCTGACCAGGCAGCTCAAGTGCAC GGTGGGGATGGTACAGACCATTATCTGGTGCGTGCCCGCTTGGCCATGTTAGACAAGAACTACAAGCTGGCTGAGATGATCTTCCTGGAACAA AATGCCACAGAGGAGGCCATGGACATGTACCAGGAGCTGCACATGTGGGATGAATGCATTGCAGTTGCTGAGGCCAAG GGACACCCCATGCTGGATAAGTTGCGGCGGGGTTACTACCAGTGGCTGCTGGATACCCAGCAGGAAGAGAAGGCTGGGGAGGTCCAAGAGGAACAGGGTGACTACCTAGCAGCCATCAGCTTATACCtgcgggcagggctgccagccaaAGCAGCACGGCTGGCCATGAGCAGGGATGAGCTCCTGACCAATGAGGATGTCATCAATAGGGTGTCCACGGCACTGATCAGAGGGGAACTGTATGAACAG GCTGGAGACCTGTTTGAGAAGGTCAGGAACCCACGGAAAGCTCTGGAGTGTTATTGCAAGGGCAGTGCCTTCCTGAAAG CAGTGGAGCTGGCTCGCCTGGCATTTCCCGCAGAAGTTGTGAAGCTGGAGGAGGCCTGGGGAGACCATCTGgtgcagcagaaacagctggaTGCTGCTATTAACCATTATATTGAAGCCAG GTGCTCGATTAAGGCCATTGAGTCAGCCTTGGGAGCCCGGCAGTGGAAAAAGGCCATCTACATTTTGGACTTGCAGGACAAACAGACAGCAGCCAAATACTACCTCAAGATTGCCCAACACTATGCAGCTTTACAGGAGTATCGG GTTGCAGAGGAGCTGTACATCAAAGGAGACCAGACCAAGGATGCCATTGACATGTACACACAGGCCGGGCTCTGGGAACAGGCTCACAAG CTGGCGATCAAGTGTATGAGTCAGGAAGATGTGTCTGTGCTCTATATAACCCAGGCCCAAGAAATGGAGAAGCAGGGCAAGTacaaagaagcagagag GCTGTATATCACTGTGAATGAACCTGATTTGGCCATCACCATGTACAAGAAGTGTAAGATGTACGATGAGATGGTTTGCCTGGTTGCCAAGTACCACAAGGACTTACTCAGCGATACCCACCTGCACCTGGGCAAG gagctggaggcagagggaCGCTTACAGGAGGCTGAGTACCACTACCTAGAAGCTAAAGACTGGAAGGCCACAGTAAACATGTACAGAGTGAATGACATGTGGGAAGAAGCTTACAGG GTGGCCAAGGCACATGGGGGAGCAAACTCCTATAAGCACGTGGCCTATATGTGGGCAAAGAGCCTGGGTGGAGAGGCAGCTGTGAAACTCCTCAGTAAATTCGGACTTCTGGAGATGGCCATTGACCATGCAGCAGACAGCGG GGTCtttgaatttgcttttgaaCTGGCCCGCCTCTCCATGAAGCAGAAGATGCCAGAGATCCACTTAAAGTATGCCATGTTCCTTGAAGATGAG GGCAAATTTGAAGAGGCTGAAGCAGAATTCATTAAAGCTGGGAAGCCCAAGGAGGCAGTGCTGAT GTTTGTGCATAACCAGAACTGGGATGCTGCACAGCGTGTGGCTGAGGCCCATGACCCAGACAGCGTGGCTGATGTGCTTGTGGGACAGGCACGTTTTGCATTTGAGCAGAGAGAGTTCCAGAAAGCGGAGGCCTTCCTCCTGCGAGCAGAGAGACCTGAGCTGGCCATAAAGTACTACAAG GAGGCTGGCATGTGGAGCGAGGCCCTGCGGATCTGCAAGGAATACGTGCCTAGTCGGCTAGAAGAGTTACAGGAGGAGTGTGGCAGGGAGGCTGCCAAGAAGGGCTCCAG AGGAACAGaagggctgctggagcaggcacGGGagtgggagcaggctggggaacATGCCAGGGCAGTGGACTGCTATCTGAAGGTGCAGGATCCCAGCAATGATGTCCTGATGGAGAAATGCTTGCTGAAG GCTGCCGAGTTGGCCATTAAATTTTTGGGCCAGTCACAGAGCATGGAGGTGACGCGGACTGTGGCTCCTCAGCTGGTGGCCATGAAGAAATACAGTGCG gcagctgaactCTACCTCAGCTTGGACCTCATCCGGGAAGCTATTGATGCCTTCATTGAAGGGGAAGAATGGAGCAAAGCCAAGCGCGTGGCCAAGGAGTTGGACCCCAG TAGGTCAGAGGAGTATGTGGACCAGCGTTACAAGGAGTATTTAAAGAACCAAGGAAAGGTAGATTCG CTGGTGGGAATAGATGTCATGGCTGCTTTGGATATGTatgcagagcaggagcaatGGGAGAAGTGCCTGGAGGTTGCGGCTAAACAG AACTACAAAGTCTTGCACAAGTATGTAGCTCTGTATGCAACCCACCTCATCCGGGAGGGCAGCTGGGACAAAGCCCTGAGCCTGTATGTCCACCATGGAGCACCTGCCAACCCACAG AATTTCAACATTTACAAGCGTCTCTTTGTGGAGATGGTGAACGCATCTGGTATGAATTGCGCCGAGGCCTACTCCAGCTGGGCTGACCTGCGTGACGTTCTCTTCAATCTG tgTGAAAACTTAGTAAAGTCAAGTGAGGCAAACACTCCAGCACATGAGGAGTTTGAAACGATGCTGCTGATCTCTCACTACTATGCCACCCGCTCCGCTGCTCAGGGCGTGAAGCAACTG GACACTGTGGCTGCCAAGCTGTCCATTTCCCTGCTGCGCCACACTGAGCTTCTCCCTGCAGACAAGGCTTTCTATGAAGCTGGGATAGCTGCCAAG gcagccagctgggagaACATGGCATTCATCTTCCTGAATCGCTTCCTAGACCTCTCAGAT GCTATTGAAGAAGGGAACCTGGATTCTCTGGACCACTCTGATTTCCAGAATACAGACATTCCTTTTGAAGTGCCACTTCCAGCCCAACAGCACGTGCCT GAGGAGAAGCGGGAGGAGGTCAGGGACTGGGTGCTCACCATGTCCATGGACCAGCGGCTGGAGCAGGTGCTGCCACAAGATGAGCGTGACACCTATGAAGCCTCACTGGTGGCAGCAAATACAGGGTTGCGTGCCCTGCCCTGTGTGCTTACAG GGTACCCTGTGCTAAGAAACAAGATAGAGTTCAAGCGGCCAGGCCGAGAAGCCAACAAGGACACATGGAACAAGTTTCTGATGGCTGTCAAG ACATCCCACAGCCCTGCGTGCCAAGACGTGCTCAAGTTCCTCAGCCAGTGGTGTGGGGGACTCCCGAGCACCAGCTTCTCCTTCCAGTGA